One window from the genome of Vibrio vulnificus NBRC 15645 = ATCC 27562 encodes:
- a CDS encoding beta-N-acetylhexosaminidase: protein MLKQTLIAASVIASLAGCSTLQSDEQRVVNSLADNLDIQYQVMTNHGANVGLACGDMGAEWASCNRVNMTLVNQGDAVNAKDWAIYFHSIRLILDVENDQFKISRVTGDLHKLEPTDKFDGFAAGEEVVLPLIGEYWTLFETDFMPGAFVTAPNAEPKMIASLNTEDVASFVAGLEGNNLKRTPDDKNVFASAVSRFEKNEDLAKQDVSTTLLPTPLFVEAGKGTVDIASGIALPKEVFDAAQFSAIQDRAEVVGVNVRGDVPVSITVVPADFTGELAKLGAYEMSIQGDGIAIKAFDQAGAFYAVQSIFGLIDSQNADSLPQLSMKDAPRFDYRGVMVDVARNFHSKDAILATLDQMAAYKMNKLHLHLTDDEGWRLEIPGLPELTEVGANRCFDVEEKSCLLPQLGSGSTSDNFGSGYFSKADYVEIVKYAKARNIEVIPEIDMPAHARAAVVSMEARYDRLMAEGKEAQANEYRLMDPQDTSNVTTVQFYDKQSFINPCMESSTRFVDKVISEVAAMHVEAGAPLTTWHFGGDEAKNIKLGAGFQDVNAEDKVSWKGTIDLSKQDKPFAQSPQCQTLITDGTVSDFGHLPSHFAEQVSKIVAEKGIPNFQAWQDGLKYSEGENAFATENTRVNFWDVLYWGGTSSVYEWSKKGYDVIVSNPDYVYMDMPYEVDPKERGYYWATRATDTRKMFGFAPENMPQNAETSLDRDGNGFTGKGEIEAKPFYGLSAQLWSETVRNDEQYEYMVFPRVLAAAERAWHRADWENDYKVGVEYSQSSNLVDKAALNQDYNRFANVLGQRELAKLEKSGIDYRLPVPGAKVEEGKLAMNVQFPGVTLQYSLDGKNWLTYADSARPAVEGEVFIRSVSATGEKASRVTSVK, encoded by the coding sequence ATGTTGAAACAAACTTTAATTGCAGCTTCAGTTATCGCTTCTTTGGCGGGTTGCTCTACATTACAAAGCGATGAGCAACGTGTCGTCAATTCATTAGCGGATAATTTGGATATTCAATACCAAGTTATGACAAATCACGGTGCGAACGTGGGGCTAGCCTGTGGTGATATGGGGGCCGAGTGGGCTTCTTGTAACCGAGTGAATATGACGCTGGTGAATCAAGGTGACGCCGTCAATGCCAAAGATTGGGCCATTTACTTTCACAGCATCCGTCTGATTTTAGATGTGGAAAACGACCAGTTCAAAATCTCTCGTGTCACGGGTGACCTACACAAATTAGAACCGACAGATAAATTTGATGGTTTTGCTGCGGGTGAAGAAGTTGTACTGCCTCTAATTGGCGAATACTGGACGCTGTTTGAAACCGATTTCATGCCTGGTGCTTTCGTCACTGCACCAAACGCAGAGCCAAAGATGATTGCCTCTCTAAACACGGAAGATGTAGCGTCTTTCGTAGCCGGTCTTGAAGGTAACAACCTAAAACGTACGCCAGATGACAAAAACGTCTTTGCGAGTGCCGTGTCTCGCTTCGAGAAGAACGAAGATCTAGCAAAACAAGATGTATCAACCACCTTGCTACCAACACCACTGTTTGTGGAAGCAGGCAAAGGCACCGTTGATATCGCGTCGGGTATTGCGCTGCCTAAAGAAGTATTTGATGCGGCGCAATTTTCGGCAATTCAAGATCGTGCAGAAGTGGTCGGTGTGAATGTGCGCGGTGATGTTCCTGTTAGCATCACGGTTGTTCCAGCGGACTTCACTGGTGAATTAGCAAAATTGGGTGCTTACGAGATGAGTATCCAAGGCGACGGTATTGCGATTAAAGCGTTTGACCAAGCTGGTGCTTTCTACGCAGTGCAATCTATCTTTGGCCTGATAGATAGCCAAAATGCGGATTCTCTACCACAACTGTCGATGAAAGACGCGCCTCGTTTTGATTACCGTGGCGTGATGGTGGATGTGGCTCGTAACTTCCACTCTAAAGACGCCATTCTTGCCACGCTAGACCAAATGGCAGCGTACAAGATGAACAAACTACACCTTCACCTAACGGACGATGAAGGCTGGCGTTTAGAAATCCCGGGTCTGCCTGAGCTGACCGAAGTGGGTGCTAATCGTTGTTTCGACGTTGAAGAGAAAAGCTGTTTATTGCCTCAGCTTGGTTCGGGTTCAACGTCAGACAACTTTGGCTCTGGCTACTTTAGCAAAGCAGACTACGTGGAAATCGTGAAATACGCGAAAGCACGTAACATCGAAGTGATTCCAGAAATCGACATGCCAGCCCACGCTCGTGCTGCAGTGGTATCGATGGAAGCGCGTTACGACCGTCTCATGGCGGAAGGTAAAGAAGCACAAGCGAACGAATACCGTCTGATGGATCCTCAAGATACATCCAACGTGACGACCGTTCAGTTCTACGATAAGCAAAGCTTTATCAACCCATGTATGGAATCGTCAACGCGCTTTGTTGATAAAGTGATTTCAGAAGTAGCAGCCATGCATGTAGAGGCAGGCGCACCGCTAACAACGTGGCACTTTGGTGGTGACGAAGCGAAGAACATTAAGCTAGGTGCTGGTTTCCAAGACGTTAACGCAGAAGACAAAGTTAGCTGGAAAGGCACGATTGACCTATCTAAGCAAGACAAGCCATTTGCACAGTCTCCGCAATGTCAGACGCTCATTACCGATGGCACAGTAAGCGATTTTGGTCACCTGCCAAGTCACTTTGCAGAGCAAGTATCGAAGATTGTGGCCGAGAAGGGCATTCCAAACTTCCAAGCGTGGCAAGATGGCTTGAAGTACAGTGAAGGTGAGAACGCGTTCGCAACAGAAAATACTCGCGTCAACTTCTGGGACGTTCTGTACTGGGGCGGTACATCTTCAGTGTACGAGTGGTCGAAGAAAGGTTACGACGTGATCGTGTCTAACCCAGACTACGTGTACATGGACATGCCATACGAAGTGGACCCGAAAGAGCGCGGTTACTACTGGGCAACACGTGCAACAGACACGCGTAAGATGTTCGGCTTTGCGCCAGAGAACATGCCGCAAAACGCTGAAACCTCTTTAGACCGTGATGGCAACGGCTTTACGGGCAAAGGTGAAATCGAAGCGAAGCCTTTCTACGGCCTATCAGCACAGCTTTGGTCTGAGACAGTACGTAACGACGAGCAATACGAGTACATGGTATTCCCTCGCGTACTAGCAGCAGCTGAGCGTGCATGGCACCGTGCCGATTGGGAAAACGACTACAAAGTGGGTGTTGAGTACTCGCAAAGCTCTAACCTAGTAGACAAGGCTGCACTAAACCAAGACTACAACCGCTTTGCCAACGTACTTGGCCAACGTGAACTGGCGAAACTGGAAAAATCAGGTATCGACTACCGCCTACCTGTACCAGGTGCGAAAGTCGAAGAGGGTAAGCTAGCAATGAACGTTCAGTTTCCTGGCGTCACGCTTCAATACTCGCTAGACGGCAAGAACTGGCTAACTTACGCAGACAGTGCTCGTCCAGCAGTAGAGGGTGAAGTCTTTATCCGCTCTGTGTCTGCAACAGGCGAGAAAGCAAGCCGAGTAACAAGCGTGAAGTAA
- a CDS encoding cation transporter codes for MNQFTLALSGLNCMGCARKVEKALHADHSVTIQALSPNEISLETPSTLAEIAETIEKLGYRAGNEFNFDLEGLNCGRCVSKVNALLGEHSEVIRFTASKTELTITTSLNEQEVITLIATLGYQARLHTAGEEAAQNVESLTTPSPVLSDSTPLDTTLATASTAPSTETINLLIQGMTCASCVSSVEKAMLAVSGVNKAQVNLAEQSAIIFAESNEANLIEAVISSVKQAGYQAEVVLDAELTQQKQAEQLAQAQRKHKASAFAGIALGAPLMLWGVLGGSMSIANTQDQIAWGVVGLVCLLLLATAGRSFFTNAWLALTHKRATMDTLVALGTGAAWLFSMLVVIFPTWFPMESRHVYFEASAMIVGLISLGHYIEAKAKARTTQSLQSLINLQPQTASLITDQGEQTIAVKQIQLGMKLRIKPGEKIPVDGLVISGESYLDESMLTGEPVPVFKQAQDNVSAGTLNNDGSLMIQATGIGADTMLARIIRMVRQAQSSKPAIAKLADQISSVFVPVVVAIALFSAAIWFFVGPEPKASYMLVVTTTVLIIACPCALGLATPLSVTVGVGKAAEMGILIRDADVLQSASKIDTVVFDKTGTLTQGAPKVQALYAFDHDQQHLRSLLLSAEQQSEHPLAKAIVADAQQHKAPVLEVSQFENMRGKGVRAVIAGDELLVVSLNHLQAQQFDLSAATVAIDECAQNAWTPVAAVLKQRLIGMIAISDPIKGDSKQAIQALKKEGIHTVMLTGDNQSVANAIAQELGIDEVIAQVLPDEKASHIGRLQSQGRKVAMVGDGINDAPALALADIGIAMGSGSDVAIESAQMTLLNSSPLAVLNAIELSKATVKNMKQNLFGAFIYNSLGIPVAAGVLYPVSGFLLSPVVAGAAMALSSITVVSNANRLRLFKTTTRS; via the coding sequence ATGAACCAATTTACCCTTGCGCTCTCTGGCCTCAACTGCATGGGTTGTGCTCGTAAGGTCGAGAAAGCACTGCATGCCGATCACAGTGTCACGATTCAAGCGCTTTCTCCCAACGAAATCAGCTTAGAGACCCCGTCCACTCTGGCCGAGATTGCTGAAACGATAGAAAAGTTGGGTTACCGTGCAGGCAATGAGTTCAACTTTGATCTTGAAGGACTTAACTGTGGTCGCTGCGTGAGTAAAGTGAACGCATTGCTCGGTGAGCACAGCGAGGTGATTCGCTTCACCGCAAGTAAAACAGAACTTACAATCACCACCAGCTTGAATGAGCAAGAGGTGATCACCCTCATCGCGACGCTTGGATACCAGGCACGTCTACACACCGCAGGTGAAGAGGCCGCTCAAAACGTCGAATCGCTTACCACACCATCCCCTGTTTTGTCTGATTCAACACCTTTAGACACTACTTTAGCTACCGCTTCAACAGCGCCTTCAACCGAAACAATCAACCTATTGATTCAGGGCATGACCTGTGCGAGCTGTGTTTCTTCCGTTGAAAAAGCGATGTTGGCTGTCAGTGGTGTGAATAAAGCGCAAGTTAACCTTGCCGAACAAAGCGCAATTATTTTTGCAGAGAGTAATGAGGCAAACTTGATAGAGGCAGTGATCTCTTCTGTCAAACAAGCCGGTTATCAAGCTGAAGTGGTACTAGACGCAGAACTCACTCAACAAAAACAGGCTGAGCAACTGGCTCAAGCACAACGAAAACACAAAGCCAGTGCCTTCGCAGGAATAGCCCTTGGTGCACCACTCATGTTGTGGGGTGTATTGGGTGGCAGCATGAGTATCGCAAACACTCAAGATCAGATCGCATGGGGGGTGGTCGGCTTAGTCTGCCTATTGTTGCTTGCTACCGCGGGAAGAAGCTTCTTTACCAATGCGTGGTTAGCACTCACTCACAAACGCGCCACTATGGATACATTGGTTGCATTGGGAACGGGTGCCGCGTGGCTCTTTTCGATGTTAGTGGTGATTTTCCCGACTTGGTTCCCAATGGAATCGCGCCACGTTTATTTTGAAGCCAGTGCGATGATTGTCGGCTTGATTTCACTGGGACACTATATCGAAGCAAAAGCCAAAGCGCGCACAACCCAATCGCTGCAATCGCTGATCAACCTTCAGCCTCAAACCGCAAGTTTGATCACCGACCAAGGTGAGCAAACCATCGCCGTTAAACAGATTCAATTGGGGATGAAGCTGCGCATCAAGCCGGGAGAAAAAATCCCCGTTGATGGTTTGGTGATTTCTGGCGAGTCGTATCTCGACGAATCCATGCTCACAGGTGAACCCGTTCCGGTTTTCAAACAAGCGCAAGATAACGTTTCTGCTGGCACCCTAAATAATGACGGCAGCTTAATGATTCAAGCAACTGGGATCGGCGCTGATACCATGCTGGCTCGTATTATCCGTATGGTGCGTCAGGCGCAAAGCAGTAAACCCGCTATCGCCAAACTGGCGGATCAGATTTCATCGGTCTTCGTGCCTGTTGTCGTGGCCATTGCCCTTTTCTCTGCGGCAATTTGGTTTTTCGTTGGCCCAGAGCCAAAAGCCAGTTACATGTTGGTGGTCACGACTACCGTACTGATCATCGCCTGCCCCTGCGCACTGGGCCTTGCCACCCCGTTGTCAGTGACGGTGGGGGTTGGCAAAGCCGCAGAAATGGGCATTTTGATCCGAGATGCGGATGTTCTGCAATCTGCCAGCAAAATTGACACAGTGGTATTCGACAAAACAGGCACTTTGACCCAAGGAGCTCCTAAAGTTCAAGCGCTCTATGCCTTTGACCACGATCAGCAGCATTTACGTTCACTGCTGTTGAGTGCGGAACAGCAATCAGAGCATCCACTCGCCAAAGCAATTGTGGCAGACGCCCAGCAACACAAAGCACCTGTGCTTGAGGTGAGCCAGTTTGAAAATATGCGAGGCAAAGGAGTTCGCGCGGTCATTGCGGGGGATGAGCTGTTGGTGGTGTCATTAAATCACTTACAAGCGCAACAATTTGATTTGAGCGCCGCCACTGTGGCGATTGACGAATGTGCACAAAACGCTTGGACGCCAGTTGCTGCCGTGCTTAAGCAGCGTTTAATCGGCATGATCGCCATTTCAGACCCAATCAAAGGCGATTCTAAGCAAGCTATCCAAGCCTTGAAGAAAGAAGGCATCCACACCGTTATGCTAACGGGTGACAACCAAAGCGTGGCCAATGCCATTGCTCAAGAGCTGGGTATCGATGAAGTCATCGCGCAAGTGCTGCCCGATGAGAAAGCAAGCCATATCGGACGCCTTCAATCACAAGGTCGCAAAGTGGCGATGGTCGGTGACGGTATTAATGACGCGCCAGCGTTAGCCTTGGCTGATATTGGCATTGCGATGGGCAGTGGCAGTGATGTCGCGATTGAAAGCGCGCAGATGACGCTGCTCAACTCGTCACCACTTGCCGTTCTCAACGCCATTGAACTCTCCAAAGCGACGGTGAAAAACATGAAGCAAAATCTCTTTGGCGCCTTTATTTACAACTCTTTGGGTATTCCTGTAGCAGCTGGCGTACTGTATCCTGTGTCAGGTTTTCTTTTGAGTCCTGTGGTGGCTGGCGCAGCCATGGCACTCTCTTCCATTACCGTGGTCAGCAACGCCAATCGACTACGCTTATTTAAAACGACAACACGCTCTTAG
- a CDS encoding DUF3149 domain-containing protein, whose translation MDFWLDLLFGNAVGLSSMIVIFGALGLMLFYGGFIVYKVMNDKSPH comes from the coding sequence ATGGACTTTTGGCTCGATTTGCTATTCGGTAATGCGGTAGGACTTTCTTCAATGATTGTCATATTTGGTGCACTAGGTCTAATGCTGTTTTACGGCGGTTTCATCGTTTACAAGGTCATGAATGACAAATCTCCTCACTAG
- a CDS encoding DUF411 domain-containing protein has protein sequence MKLKTLTLMLLAGMSANVLAADVINHKSPYCGCCGDWTKHMEEAGFTVKEELHDDMNSVKQKLGLKNEQLYSCHTAEIEGYVFEGHIPADDIKAFLENPPRNAKGLAVPGMPMGSPGMEYGDKKDSYSVYAFNEQGQVFEYRRHEGNQK, from the coding sequence ATGAAACTAAAAACACTTACTCTTATGCTGCTGGCAGGTATGTCAGCAAACGTTTTGGCAGCGGACGTCATCAACCATAAATCACCTTACTGTGGATGCTGCGGTGATTGGACTAAACACATGGAAGAGGCAGGTTTCACCGTAAAAGAAGAGCTTCACGATGATATGAACAGCGTTAAGCAGAAGCTAGGATTGAAGAACGAGCAACTCTATTCATGCCATACTGCGGAAATTGAAGGCTACGTATTTGAGGGGCATATTCCGGCTGACGATATCAAAGCCTTTTTAGAAAACCCACCTCGCAACGCGAAAGGCCTTGCGGTTCCGGGTATGCCAATGGGCTCTCCGGGCATGGAATACGGCGACAAAAAAGACAGCTACTCTGTGTATGCCTTTAACGAACAAGGTCAAGTGTTTGAGTATCGCCGCCATGAAGGCAATCAAAAATAG
- a CDS encoding TraB/GumN family protein: MLKFVTVIIAITTLVPTALAEPLVWKVTKDKTEFRILGSIHVGSDALYPLPNEIENAIANSQALIVEADLSQLNQVTYPPQRYVSQQVLTDVQKQQLQQIANALGLPYQQLMLAPPWASALTIQMAQVQKLGYHSELGVDSYLIQKAHQHGVPLHPLESAQFQIDLLTKTPQDGKELLTSALSEFSESEQLLSCLVESWQKGDKQKLVEFANLSEISPELEKAMLTDRNHDWVQKLSQLAQEEPGHYAVVVGALHLVGKENLIALLEQSGFKAEQLTQSQPAQCHF; the protein is encoded by the coding sequence ATGCTCAAATTCGTTACCGTTATTATTGCAATTACCACTCTAGTTCCTACAGCACTTGCCGAACCGTTAGTGTGGAAAGTGACCAAAGATAAAACGGAATTCAGAATATTAGGCTCGATTCATGTAGGAAGCGATGCACTGTACCCGCTACCCAATGAGATAGAAAACGCCATCGCTAACAGCCAAGCCCTCATTGTGGAGGCCGATTTATCGCAATTGAATCAAGTGACTTATCCACCTCAGCGCTATGTCAGTCAGCAAGTCCTCACCGATGTACAGAAACAGCAGCTGCAACAAATCGCCAATGCGCTTGGTTTGCCCTATCAACAATTGATGCTTGCTCCGCCGTGGGCAAGCGCCTTAACCATCCAAATGGCTCAAGTACAAAAACTGGGGTATCACTCAGAACTTGGCGTGGATAGCTATCTCATTCAAAAAGCACATCAACATGGTGTTCCTCTTCATCCGTTGGAAAGTGCGCAATTTCAAATCGATCTACTCACCAAGACACCTCAAGATGGCAAAGAATTGCTGACTAGTGCGCTGTCAGAGTTTAGTGAAAGTGAGCAGTTACTCTCTTGTTTGGTTGAGAGCTGGCAAAAAGGCGACAAACAAAAACTGGTAGAGTTCGCTAACCTTTCAGAGATCTCCCCTGAGTTGGAAAAAGCCATGCTGACGGATAGAAATCACGATTGGGTGCAAAAGCTCTCTCAACTAGCTCAGGAGGAGCCAGGGCATTATGCGGTGGTGGTCGGAGCGTTGCATTTGGTGGGCAAAGAGAATCTCATTGCGCTACTTGAGCAATCTGGTTTTAAAGCAGAGCAACTGACCCAAAGCCAGCCTGCGCAATGCCATTTCTAA